The Planococcus liqunii genome includes a region encoding these proteins:
- the panF gene encoding sodium/pantothenate symporter: MNFAVIIPMLVFLAIIFAIGYWSSTKLSSSSSFINDYFLGSRELGGFVLAMTMVATYGSASSFLGGPGTAYTMGFGWVLLAMTQVVTGYFVLMILGKKFAIMARRYDAITMIDFLKARYQSNWVVILSALSIIIFLFSAMAAQWIGGARLVESLTGLSYNTALFIFAVSVLVYVTIGGFRAVAVTDAVQGAVMFIGTLILLIAVIIAGGGIPNIMNDLINENPNLVTPFGADGNLSMAYVSSFWILVGVGVVGLPQITVRAMSYKNSKSMHRALIIGTVVTGFIMLNMHMIGIFARPILPGIEIGDKVIPLIALETLPAWAAGIVLAAPMAAIMSTVDSLLILVSSTIVKDVYLNYIKPDADLKAIKRISFGITGALGVIVFLLALDPPELLIFLNLFAFGGLEAAFIWPVVLGLYWKWGNKYGAIASMIVGISSYVALHFYNIANGELFGVHTVTFPVVLSLIAFIVFSLLIGRKAYDYNVKTIK; this comes from the coding sequence ATGAATTTTGCAGTTATCATTCCGATGCTTGTTTTTCTAGCCATCATTTTTGCCATCGGCTATTGGTCAAGCACCAAATTGTCATCCAGTTCAAGCTTTATCAATGATTATTTCCTTGGCAGCCGTGAGCTCGGCGGCTTTGTGCTGGCGATGACGATGGTCGCCACTTACGGCAGCGCCTCGAGTTTCCTGGGGGGGCCTGGCACCGCCTATACGATGGGCTTCGGCTGGGTGCTGCTTGCCATGACACAAGTGGTCACCGGCTATTTTGTCCTGATGATTTTAGGGAAGAAATTCGCCATCATGGCGCGCCGCTATGATGCGATTACAATGATCGACTTTTTAAAAGCCCGCTACCAAAGCAATTGGGTGGTCATCCTGTCTGCCCTCAGCATCATCATCTTTTTGTTTTCCGCGATGGCGGCCCAGTGGATTGGCGGGGCTCGCCTTGTTGAATCACTGACCGGCTTGTCTTATAACACGGCTTTGTTCATCTTTGCCGTTTCTGTACTTGTCTATGTGACCATCGGCGGCTTCCGGGCGGTTGCGGTGACCGATGCGGTTCAGGGAGCAGTCATGTTTATCGGCACATTGATCCTATTGATTGCGGTCATCATTGCAGGCGGCGGCATTCCGAACATCATGAACGACTTGATCAATGAAAACCCGAATCTTGTGACGCCTTTTGGCGCGGATGGCAATTTAAGCATGGCGTATGTGTCGTCTTTCTGGATTCTGGTTGGTGTCGGAGTGGTCGGCTTGCCGCAGATTACGGTCCGGGCGATGTCTTATAAAAATTCCAAATCGATGCACCGGGCACTGATCATCGGCACGGTTGTGACCGGCTTTATCATGCTAAACATGCACATGATCGGCATTTTTGCCCGGCCGATCTTGCCAGGAATTGAAATTGGCGATAAAGTCATTCCGCTGATTGCGTTGGAAACCTTGCCGGCCTGGGCAGCAGGGATTGTCCTTGCCGCTCCGATGGCCGCCATCATGTCGACCGTCGATTCCTTGCTCATTCTCGTTTCTTCTACCATCGTAAAAGACGTGTATTTGAATTACATCAAACCCGACGCGGATTTGAAAGCCATCAAACGTATTTCGTTCGGCATCACAGGTGCCCTTGGCGTCATTGTGTTCCTGCTGGCACTTGATCCGCCGGAACTGCTGATTTTCCTGAATCTCTTCGCCTTTGGCGGTTTGGAAGCAGCGTTTATCTGGCCGGTCGTGCTCGGGCTTTACTGGAAATGGGGCAATAAATACGGGGCCATCGCTTCGATGATTGTCGGCATCAGCAGCTACGTAGCGCTGCATTTTTATAACATTGCCAACGGTGAATTGTTCGGTGTGCATACCGTCACGTTTCCGGTCGTGTTGTCATTGATCGCCTTTATTGTGTTCAGCTTGCTGATTGGCCGAAAAGCATACGACTATAATGTGAAAACGATCAAATAA
- a CDS encoding YhdT family protein: protein MKETDWRFKIANREALIGLGLAIFNFIWWFGFAYGMGSRPVEEYTYIFGLPDWFFYSCVVGFLLIVVLVIVIVKFFFVEVPFEEEEDER from the coding sequence ATGAAGGAAACAGATTGGCGGTTTAAAATCGCCAACCGCGAAGCATTGATTGGATTGGGCTTAGCGATTTTTAACTTTATTTGGTGGTTCGGCTTTGCCTATGGAATGGGGTCGCGCCCCGTTGAAGAATACACCTACATTTTCGGATTGCCGGATTGGTTTTTCTACAGCTGCGTCGTCGGCTTCCTGTTGATTGTGGTGCTTGTCATTGTCATTGTGAAGTTTTTCTTTGTGGAAGTGCCGTTTGAAGAGGAGGAAGATGAACGATGA
- a CDS encoding efflux RND transporter periplasmic adaptor subunit: MNKFFFIGLSIAITAFIAANALLMFGEKSIISKNIYVSEYERAYPNTYIEKLPKEAVAAPRDTMQIYVQEREAIEQWVVSEGDVVQAGSELALLNEVESQEQRTLWESEQRALEAEKSEVQNTLRELESAQSKQSGSESESASDRSSVTNEDGDTIEFNVDLSVGVEVPQDGSYATGIAQANQRLAAIDSQLAVIDAQLSQSLSNPALVSPVEGIVAKVNRDSNPLSVEIYSTEKTFMTYVLEDEWQDVAAQDRVLIQAEGLEAAVPGTVLSVSEIPAEDSRWLKAYRALDPKEQANPIAFYEVQILADEPITENIPFGSTANAEITINEAVDAVAIPQPWIFDRQDTNGSTYVLNEEGYGPVAPVTINFDVNGKAVLSDGVGVGAIVLKDDSLREYKSAPKVFMPFPSEQPNYEFAKNTNWRKYIEYLLAR; encoded by the coding sequence ATGAATAAATTCTTTTTCATTGGATTGTCTATTGCGATAACCGCCTTTATTGCCGCTAATGCCTTATTGATGTTTGGAGAAAAAAGCATTATTTCAAAAAATATTTATGTCAGCGAATACGAACGGGCTTATCCAAATACATATATAGAAAAGCTGCCGAAAGAAGCCGTCGCTGCTCCTCGAGATACGATGCAAATTTATGTTCAGGAAAGAGAAGCAATCGAACAGTGGGTAGTGAGTGAAGGCGATGTGGTTCAGGCAGGTTCTGAATTGGCCTTATTAAATGAAGTGGAATCACAGGAGCAACGAACACTTTGGGAATCGGAACAGCGAGCTTTGGAAGCGGAAAAAAGTGAAGTGCAGAACACACTTCGAGAACTGGAATCTGCGCAATCTAAACAAAGTGGTTCAGAATCTGAAAGTGCTTCAGACCGCTCTAGCGTTACAAATGAAGATGGCGATACAATTGAGTTTAATGTTGATCTGTCAGTTGGTGTAGAAGTACCGCAAGATGGTTCCTATGCTACTGGAATCGCACAAGCCAATCAACGTTTGGCCGCCATTGATTCTCAATTAGCGGTTATTGATGCACAATTGAGCCAAAGCCTATCGAACCCGGCACTGGTTAGCCCTGTAGAAGGCATTGTGGCTAAAGTAAATCGAGATTCAAACCCATTAAGTGTTGAAATTTATTCAACTGAAAAAACATTTATGACGTATGTGCTGGAAGATGAATGGCAAGACGTGGCTGCCCAAGACCGAGTTCTCATTCAGGCTGAAGGCTTAGAAGCAGCCGTTCCAGGTACCGTCTTAAGTGTATCCGAAATTCCTGCCGAAGATTCAAGATGGCTAAAAGCATATCGTGCATTGGATCCGAAAGAACAAGCCAATCCAATCGCTTTTTATGAAGTGCAGATCTTAGCAGATGAACCGATTACGGAGAATATACCATTTGGCAGCACAGCCAATGCAGAAATTACCATAAACGAAGCAGTTGATGCAGTAGCAATTCCACAACCATGGATATTTGACCGACAAGATACGAACGGGTCGACTTATGTATTAAATGAAGAAGGATACGGACCCGTTGCTCCAGTAACAATCAATTTCGACGTGAATGGTAAGGCTGTTTTATCTGATGGAGTTGGAGTAGGAGCGATCGTTCTAAAAGACGATTCACTAAGAGAATACAAATCAGCGCCAAAAGTCTTTATGCCTTTCCCGAGCGAACAACCCAATTATGAGTTTGCCAAAAACACTAATTGGCGCAAGTATATTGAATACTTATTGGCACGATAG
- a CDS encoding DUF2187 family protein, with protein sequence MAFQPHEKEVSEFVAARRIGEWISFTRNGVEVNGTIYKIMDNSVIVEISPEDAKEIGAASNMTVISHKKYKIV encoded by the coding sequence ATGGCATTTCAACCGCATGAAAAAGAAGTATCCGAATTCGTAGCAGCTCGCAGAATTGGTGAATGGATCTCTTTCACCCGCAATGGCGTGGAAGTCAACGGAACTATCTATAAAATTATGGACAACTCGGTGATTGTTGAAATTTCACCTGAAGATGCAAAAGAAATTGGTGCAGCATCCAACATGACCGTAATTTCACATAAGAAATACAAAATCGTTTAA
- a CDS encoding S66 peptidase family protein, producing MRTLPRRLKKGDTVGIISPSSPPNLENMKKALPFLESLGLNIKMGKSVEAKNGHLAGTDDERLADLHAMFEDPEVAGIICAGGGYGAARYTDRIDFQMIKENPKIFWGYSDITFLHTAIGEYAELATFHGPMLASDVGKETFHERSARMFGQLFGPFELFYSEEISPLTALTSGIAQGELVGGNLSLIRSGIGTKFELDVKGKILLIEDIDEEPYQVDELLNHLKMARKFDEVAGIVIGDFKNAEAKNKERSLTLDEVLDDYFKDLKVPVVKGFKIGHCEPHFSVPLGVPARLDADAKTLTILPGVE from the coding sequence ATGCGGACTTTACCAAGACGATTGAAAAAAGGCGATACAGTGGGAATCATTTCACCTTCAAGCCCACCGAATTTGGAAAACATGAAAAAAGCACTGCCGTTTTTGGAAAGCCTTGGCTTGAACATAAAAATGGGTAAATCGGTGGAAGCAAAGAATGGCCATTTGGCAGGTACAGACGATGAGCGGCTGGCTGATTTGCATGCTATGTTCGAAGACCCCGAAGTTGCGGGCATCATCTGCGCAGGCGGAGGATACGGGGCAGCGCGCTATACAGATCGAATCGATTTTCAGATGATCAAAGAAAACCCGAAAATATTCTGGGGCTATTCGGATATCACCTTTTTACATACAGCTATTGGAGAGTACGCAGAGCTGGCAACGTTCCACGGGCCGATGCTTGCTTCAGACGTGGGCAAAGAAACGTTCCATGAGCGCAGCGCCCGGATGTTTGGACAATTGTTTGGGCCGTTCGAATTGTTTTATTCCGAAGAAATTTCGCCGCTTACTGCATTGACGAGCGGAATAGCCCAAGGCGAGCTGGTCGGCGGAAATCTGTCGCTGATCCGGAGCGGCATCGGAACGAAATTTGAACTGGATGTAAAAGGCAAAATCCTGTTGATTGAAGATATTGATGAAGAGCCGTATCAAGTCGATGAGCTGCTGAACCATCTGAAGATGGCCCGGAAGTTTGATGAAGTGGCCGGCATTGTAATCGGCGATTTCAAAAATGCCGAAGCGAAAAACAAAGAGCGGTCGCTCACATTGGACGAAGTGCTGGATGATTATTTTAAAGACTTGAAAGTGCCAGTCGTCAAAGGATTTAAAATCGGCCATTGCGAACCGCATTTTTCCGTCCCGCTTGGTGTACCGGCGCGGCTTGACGCAGATGCCAAGACGCTGACGATCTTGCCGGGCGTCGAGTGA
- a CDS encoding DEAD/DEAH box helicase gives MNQFQTEGSRTYFLKINRSDEFRIQAINEAGNRIPPEIWKSYLYFLDKESFYGLTARADGLDLLLTPADFVRLFQREPHHYVSFQGQRTEDEAWLNLAGRVSDSLNDPDLWNHVSVDGEDIVIAPTFGDPEIQAFLSDTIQQQLKQKGLAPAQLPYIQHFVQQAGWEGLRASDDYVLAAQLSEPDTDAFWSFKVVLRSKRGTVYWSPSKRRMDEPIDKVLPEKWRPHFEEITQQQQLLLSLCPSVEGYDESRLYHAEWTDAQVLEFLRNDAEILQAFGVEVSIPSWLKAVQESKIRVRANIHSPVKKASVVGLDQIVRFDWQFSLNGHELSMKDFQELVSENKEFIRIGNEWVRVDSNLLMQLRKMIEEADDADWTIKDMLFQNVPEIMLDDTVDEEDPLVEFQLNRSLRTLLDKLLDKRDLPETPIPPALLTELRPYQKTGFDYLVFMRQEGFGLCLADDMGLGKTVQLIAYLLHVHGKNPEQPSLIICPTSVLGNWQKELERFAPNLNVVAHYGTNRPKAGDFAKFLAEEKPDVVLSTYGIASSDAEEMQAIHWTSITLDEAQNIKNMYTKQSRTIRKFKGDHHIALTGTPIENRLSELWSIFDFINKGYLYRIKQFQENFMIPIERDDSEEHKEKLRKRIQPFLLRRTKKDPDLQLNLPEKQEQLEYCPLTPEQAALYEGLVQDTVQKMETLTGFEKKGLVLKMLSKLKQLCNHPALYLKEPYSSAEEILPRSQKLERIVTLAGEIAERGEQCLIFTQYIGMGHLLQQAINELYGHEVPFLTGSMPKNQRDSLVAAFQEGKFPVFILSLKAGGTGLNLTAATHVLHADRWWNPAVENQATDRAYRIGQTQFVHVHKFVTIGTIEEKIDSLLTQKQSMSEEFIQSSQWMTELSDNELKELFSFN, from the coding sequence ATGAATCAGTTTCAAACAGAAGGAAGCCGCACCTATTTCCTTAAGATAAACCGGTCCGACGAGTTTCGCATCCAAGCAATCAACGAAGCCGGAAACCGTATCCCTCCCGAAATTTGGAAATCTTATTTGTATTTTCTTGATAAAGAAAGCTTCTACGGCCTGACGGCACGGGCCGATGGCTTGGACCTGCTTCTGACACCCGCGGATTTTGTCCGTTTGTTTCAGCGGGAACCCCATCATTACGTATCGTTCCAAGGGCAGCGCACCGAAGACGAAGCTTGGCTGAATCTGGCTGGAAGAGTGTCGGACTCCTTGAACGATCCGGATTTATGGAACCATGTGTCAGTAGACGGCGAGGACATCGTGATTGCCCCGACTTTTGGCGATCCTGAAATCCAGGCGTTCCTTAGCGATACCATCCAACAGCAGTTAAAGCAAAAAGGCTTGGCTCCCGCTCAATTGCCTTATATTCAGCATTTCGTCCAGCAAGCCGGCTGGGAAGGGCTGCGGGCTTCTGATGATTATGTCTTGGCTGCCCAGCTGAGCGAACCGGATACCGATGCGTTCTGGTCATTTAAAGTGGTGCTCCGCTCGAAACGTGGGACTGTTTACTGGTCTCCTTCAAAACGGCGCATGGACGAGCCGATCGATAAAGTGCTGCCTGAAAAATGGCGTCCCCATTTCGAGGAAATTACCCAGCAGCAACAATTGCTGCTTAGTTTATGCCCCTCTGTTGAAGGCTATGACGAAAGCCGGCTTTACCATGCAGAATGGACAGACGCCCAAGTGCTGGAATTTCTGCGCAATGATGCGGAAATTCTCCAGGCATTCGGCGTTGAAGTATCCATTCCTTCCTGGCTGAAAGCTGTCCAGGAATCCAAAATCCGTGTGCGGGCCAATATCCACTCCCCTGTCAAAAAAGCTTCGGTCGTCGGCCTTGACCAGATTGTGCGTTTTGATTGGCAGTTTTCGTTGAACGGCCACGAACTCAGCATGAAGGATTTTCAGGAACTTGTTTCAGAAAACAAGGAATTTATCCGCATCGGCAACGAATGGGTGCGCGTGGATTCAAACTTGCTGATGCAGTTGCGGAAAATGATTGAAGAAGCCGATGACGCAGACTGGACCATCAAAGACATGCTGTTCCAGAACGTACCGGAAATCATGCTCGATGATACGGTCGATGAAGAAGATCCGCTCGTTGAATTCCAGTTGAACCGCTCACTTCGGACACTTCTCGATAAGCTGCTCGATAAACGTGATTTGCCGGAAACACCAATTCCGCCGGCCTTGCTTACCGAGCTCCGGCCATACCAAAAAACGGGCTTCGACTATCTTGTGTTTATGCGGCAGGAAGGATTCGGCCTGTGCCTGGCAGATGATATGGGCCTTGGAAAAACGGTGCAGCTGATCGCTTACCTGCTGCATGTCCACGGAAAAAACCCGGAGCAGCCGTCCTTGATCATCTGTCCAACTTCCGTACTTGGAAACTGGCAGAAAGAATTGGAACGCTTTGCTCCGAACTTGAACGTGGTGGCGCATTACGGAACAAATCGTCCAAAAGCCGGTGACTTTGCAAAATTTTTGGCGGAAGAAAAGCCGGATGTTGTGCTATCAACATACGGCATTGCTTCGTCCGACGCAGAAGAAATGCAGGCGATCCACTGGACCAGCATCACACTTGATGAAGCGCAAAACATCAAGAACATGTACACGAAACAATCCCGTACCATCCGTAAATTCAAAGGCGACCACCACATTGCGTTGACTGGGACACCAATTGAAAACCGGTTGTCGGAGTTATGGTCGATTTTTGATTTTATTAACAAAGGTTATTTGTACCGCATCAAGCAATTCCAGGAAAACTTCATGATTCCGATTGAGCGGGATGATTCCGAAGAACATAAAGAAAAGCTGCGCAAGCGCATCCAGCCGTTCTTGCTCCGCCGGACGAAGAAAGATCCGGATCTCCAGCTGAATTTGCCGGAAAAACAGGAGCAGCTGGAATATTGTCCATTAACGCCGGAACAGGCGGCCCTTTACGAGGGGCTGGTACAGGATACGGTGCAGAAAATGGAGACGCTCACAGGCTTCGAGAAAAAAGGGCTGGTGCTGAAAATGCTGAGCAAATTAAAGCAGTTATGCAACCATCCTGCACTGTATTTAAAAGAACCTTACAGTTCGGCTGAAGAAATACTGCCGAGATCTCAGAAGCTGGAGCGCATAGTGACTCTCGCCGGGGAAATTGCAGAGCGCGGGGAACAGTGTTTGATATTCACGCAGTATATTGGCATGGGCCACTTGCTGCAGCAAGCTATAAATGAGCTGTATGGCCACGAAGTGCCATTTTTGACGGGGAGCATGCCAAAAAATCAGCGAGATTCGCTGGTGGCTGCTTTCCAGGAAGGCAAATTCCCGGTTTTCATCCTATCGCTGAAAGCCGGCGGCACCGGCCTAAATTTGACCGCGGCTACCCATGTCTTGCATGCGGACCGATGGTGGAATCCCGCTGTTGAAAACCAGGCGACGGACCGGGCTTACCGCATTGGGCAGACCCAATTTGTCCATGTCCATAAGTTTGTAACGATTGGTACCATTGAAGAAAAAATCGATTCCCTGCTGACTCAAAAGCAATCGATGTCTGAAGAATTTATCCAATCAAGCCAATGGATGACTGAGCTCTCCGACAACGAATTGAAAGAGCTGTTTTCATTCAATTAA
- a CDS encoding single-stranded DNA-binding protein, with the protein MNQVGIVGRLTKDPAMRVMNEGRIHTSFIVAVSRNYKNQKGEVETDFVLCSTWGRPAHNVSKYCTKGSLVAVTGRLHSRHYDKEDGTRVYVTEVVGDQIRFLDKRKGKEESAHKQPEPESEADFDFQPPGTDGVNV; encoded by the coding sequence ATGAACCAGGTCGGAATTGTCGGACGATTAACGAAAGATCCAGCCATGCGTGTAATGAATGAAGGCCGAATACATACTTCATTCATTGTTGCGGTATCCCGGAATTACAAAAATCAGAAAGGGGAGGTAGAAACAGATTTTGTACTGTGTTCAACGTGGGGCAGGCCGGCCCATAATGTGTCCAAGTATTGCACGAAAGGCTCGCTGGTAGCGGTCACGGGAAGGCTGCACTCCCGGCATTACGACAAAGAAGACGGAACGCGCGTTTATGTCACGGAAGTTGTAGGCGATCAAATCCGTTTTCTCGATAAACGAAAAGGAAAAGAAGAATCCGCCCACAAGCAGCCGGAGCCCGAGTCTGAAGCAGACTTTGACTTTCAGCCGCCTGGGACGGATGGAGTGAACGTTTAA
- a CDS encoding YwpF family protein, whose protein sequence is MKTFKMLSFGVVDDQEVINYPMQDGIIINQENSHRSWVLEMLMDLDYQETFHKMMNTGDIYDVKVVISYPENEPAPFEVAIYGVKVIGDQISVLMKGTLKRARREYAETLLSELLEDGFEGDQLLERFEQDMRTRPALRKDEAKS, encoded by the coding sequence GTGAAGACATTTAAAATGCTGTCATTTGGAGTGGTAGACGATCAAGAAGTGATTAATTATCCGATGCAAGACGGCATCATCATCAACCAGGAAAATAGCCACCGTTCCTGGGTGCTTGAGATGCTGATGGATCTCGACTATCAGGAAACTTTTCACAAGATGATGAATACCGGTGACATATACGATGTGAAAGTAGTCATTTCCTACCCGGAGAACGAACCTGCTCCTTTTGAAGTGGCCATCTACGGCGTCAAAGTAATTGGCGATCAGATTTCCGTGTTGATGAAAGGAACTTTAAAACGGGCTCGCCGAGAATATGCGGAAACTTTATTGTCCGAACTTCTTGAAGATGGATTTGAAGGAGATCAACTGCTGGAACGCTTTGAACAGGATATGCGGACAAGGCCGGCACTGCGGAAAGATGAAGCCAAATCATAA
- the fabZ gene encoding 3-hydroxyacyl-ACP dehydratase FabZ: protein MLTVEQIQAILPHRYPFLMVDRILEMEAGKKAVGLKNVTANEDFFNGHFPGYPVMPGVLIVEALAQVGAAAVLQMEANKGRLAFFTGIDNCRFKRQVVPGDQLRLEVELTRLRGSMGKGHAIATVDGELVCECDILFALGPISAK from the coding sequence ATGTTAACAGTTGAACAGATTCAAGCGATATTACCACACCGTTACCCATTTTTAATGGTGGACCGGATTTTAGAAATGGAAGCAGGAAAAAAAGCGGTTGGTTTAAAAAATGTGACAGCAAATGAAGATTTCTTTAATGGTCACTTTCCAGGATATCCAGTTATGCCAGGAGTATTAATTGTAGAAGCGCTTGCTCAAGTAGGAGCGGCGGCCGTTTTACAGATGGAAGCCAACAAAGGCAGGCTGGCATTTTTCACCGGCATTGATAACTGTCGTTTCAAACGGCAAGTGGTACCAGGGGATCAATTGCGATTGGAAGTAGAATTAACAAGACTTCGCGGTTCGATGGGAAAAGGGCATGCAATTGCAACAGTAGATGGAGAACTTGTCTGTGAATGTGATATTCTTTTTGCTTTAGGGCCGATTTCAGCAAAATAA
- a CDS encoding DNA-directed RNA polymerase subunit beta has protein sequence MVDTKKKFNFRQQTKRETTQKAEPKKRGWVQIRLFPIWLRIILVIVMIALAAVLGVMVGYGIIGDGKPSDALKWETWQHIIDIMSGKK, from the coding sequence ATGGTTGATACAAAAAAGAAATTTAATTTTCGGCAACAAACAAAGAGGGAAACTACTCAAAAAGCAGAACCCAAAAAGCGTGGGTGGGTACAGATTCGACTGTTTCCTATTTGGCTAAGAATTATTCTTGTGATCGTAATGATTGCTTTGGCTGCAGTTTTGGGCGTAATGGTTGGTTATGGAATTATCGGAGATGGCAAGCCATCTGATGCACTGAAATGGGAAACTTGGCAACACATAATAGATATTATGAGTGGGAAAAAGTAG
- a CDS encoding rod shape-determining protein codes for MFSKDIGIDLGTANVLIHVKGQGIVLNEPSVVVIDRNSNKVLAVGKEARKMVGRTPSNIDVIRPLKDGVIADFDVTEIMLKYFLDRLKVKGFMTKPRILICCPTNITSVEKEAIREVAEKSGARKVFIEEEPKVAAIGAGMDIYRPFANMIVDIGGGTSDIAILSLGDIVKSESIKVAGDIFDREIFQYIKRQHKIVIGEQTAENIKFQIGSVAATDYNKDMEVRGRDMATGLPRTINIRTEEIKMALNGPVQMIIQAARTVLEATPPELSSDLMEKGAVLTGGGAMLHGMDDLLADHLGIPITIAEKPMSTVVLGTGILLDNMDKLSAYKKGLFKSFHLSFGASKKITTY; via the coding sequence ATGTTTTCAAAAGACATCGGCATTGATCTTGGTACAGCAAATGTTCTCATCCACGTGAAAGGCCAAGGGATTGTTTTAAATGAGCCGTCAGTAGTAGTAATTGATCGTAATAGTAATAAAGTTCTTGCAGTAGGAAAAGAAGCAAGGAAAATGGTAGGGCGCACCCCTTCAAATATTGATGTGATTCGTCCGTTAAAAGATGGTGTCATTGCAGATTTCGACGTTACAGAAATTATGCTTAAATATTTTTTAGATCGCCTCAAAGTAAAAGGATTTATGACAAAGCCACGCATCTTGATTTGTTGTCCAACGAATATCACGAGCGTCGAAAAAGAAGCAATTCGTGAAGTAGCTGAAAAATCTGGTGCTAGAAAAGTTTTTATTGAAGAAGAACCAAAAGTGGCGGCAATTGGCGCAGGGATGGATATTTATCGTCCCTTTGCTAATATGATAGTCGATATTGGGGGAGGAACATCTGATATCGCAATTTTGTCGCTTGGTGACATTGTTAAAAGTGAATCGATTAAAGTAGCTGGTGATATTTTTGATCGTGAAATTTTCCAGTACATCAAGCGCCAGCATAAGATAGTCATTGGAGAGCAGACAGCAGAAAATATTAAATTTCAAATTGGTTCTGTAGCTGCAACTGATTATAATAAAGATATGGAAGTGCGAGGGCGTGATATGGCTACTGGTCTCCCGCGTACAATCAATATTCGAACGGAAGAGATTAAAATGGCTTTGAATGGTCCGGTCCAGATGATTATCCAGGCTGCTAGGACTGTATTAGAAGCAACACCTCCAGAACTTTCTTCTGACCTTATGGAAAAAGGTGCAGTTCTCACAGGTGGCGGTGCTATGCTTCACGGAATGGATGATTTACTTGCAGATCATTTAGGAATTCCAATAACAATTGCAGAGAAGCCAATGAGTACAGTTGTACTAGGCACAGGTATTCTTCTAGACAATATGGATAAACTATCTGCTTATAAAAAAGGGCTTTTTAAAAGTTTTCATTTGTCTTTTGGTGCTTCAAAAAAAATCACCACTTACTGA